A window of Hordeum vulgare subsp. vulgare chromosome 5H, MorexV3_pseudomolecules_assembly, whole genome shotgun sequence genomic DNA:
AATTATTTGAACTCGCCATCGCGTAATTCCTGCATGCCGTGGGATGGAGGAACTGAATGCTGAAGGGGTGCAGCAAGTGGAGGAACTGAATGTCGAAGGGGTGCAGCAAGTGGAGGAACTGAATGTTAAAGGGGCGCAGCAAGTGCAGGAACTGAATGTTGAAGGGGTGCAGCAAGTAGCCGTTGTTCCAAACACTGTCGACTTACTGGAAAACTTGACTGATTCAATGCCTCTTGTTTCCGTTGGTTTTACTGAAAGTTCCCCAGATGGTCATAACAGACATTTAAGTGAAGATTTAAGTTCGCTTACAATTAATAATATACGTGTGAATGGGGAGGAAAGTTGCGACAACCAATCTAAAGGGAATGGAATCAGTTTCCATGGTCACAATAGAAATTTCAGTGAAGATATAGGTTCCCTTACAATTAATGAATTACGTGCAAGCAAAGTAGAGGAAGATTGTCATAGCCAGCATGAAGAGAAGGAACAACAAATTAGTCGCCATAACTCAGCTGAAAGAAACATTTTTAAGGCAGCAGAGATTGCCGAACGTTTCATTCAGGCTCTAGATAATAGAGTTCTTGTTGAAACTGCAGCACCGATTGAATCTGTCAAAGATGCTGTCAGCAAATTTGGAGGGATTCTTGACTGGAAAGAGGTGATGGCTCTTTTTCTCAAATGTTTATTATACATCTTATTGCCTTGTCTTGGCTTTATAGGCTTATGATTTTAAAACCTTTTTCAGAGGCGTAAAAATGTTCAACTCGCACTTGACAAGGTGCGGGAAGAAGGTCCTGAGTACCAGAGGAGAGTCAACGCTGAAGAACTCGAGAAAAGCAAAGTTCTACAGGAGCTGTGTAGCACCAGGCGGATCATAGAAGGGCTGAAATTAAGCCTGGAGAAAGCACAAACTGAAGCATTGCAAGCACAGCAAGATGCAGAGCTCGCTGAGATACGATACAAAGAGATACAACAAGGTATTGCTCGCAAAGAGAGTGCTGCAGTGAAGGCAGAGATTGATCTTGCCAAAGAACGCCATGCGACTGCCGTAGCAGACTTGCAGTCCGTTAAAGAGGAGCTAGAGCAGCTTGAGAAGGAACACACGTCTTTAATTACACATAGGGAGATTGCCGAGATTAGAGCACATGAATCCACTGCCGCGTCTCAGGAGATTGAGAAGATCGTCGAGGACCTTACTCTTGAGCTCATCTCACTGAAGGAGTCACTTACCTCTTCGCACGCTACCCACATTATAGCAGAGGAGCGAAGAATAAATGTGGCTTTGGCGTATGAGCAAGAAAAGATGGATTCGAAGAATGAGCTGAAGCAAGTTGATGGGGAGATTCAAAAGCTGAATGATGAGATCTTGGCCAATAAAGATCTTGAGTCTAAGCTAGAAGCTGCTTCCGCGTTGCTGGCAAATCTGCAAAGTGACTTTACTGCTTATATGGAAGGGACGCTGCTTGAGAAGGAAAATGAGGTTGGAGAGGAAATGCGATCCATGGTTGACGTTCAGATGAAGCTGGCGAAGACTAGGAAAGAGCTTGAGGATATGAGGACAAACATCGAAACGGCCAAGGATGAGGTGAAAGGGCTGTGGAATACTGCCGCTGCATTACGAGCTGATCTAGAGAAGGAGAAGGCAGACCTCACAGCATTGAAAGATAAAGTGCATCGTGCAACAGTTTCTGCCTCGTCTTTCCAGGAAGAACTGAGAAAGACGACGCGTGAGCTCATCGTGGTACAAGAGAGAATAGAAGCGGCTAAAATGCCGGCAGAGCTACGGCAGGCCACTCAAGAAACACAACGAGCAAAGGCCAAGGCTCGGTCGGCCTGCGATGAGGTTACAAAGGCTGGGGAGGAGGCTGACCGAGCTAAGGCAGAGGTCAACGTTGTCCAGTTGAGGCAAGAAGCAGTGTCAAGGGAGATACTTGCGGTTAAAGCATCCGAAGAGATTGCGATGGCCTCAGTAAATGCGCTGCAAGAATACAAAGAGGAAGGAGAAACGGAACCCGAAGCCGATCGAAGAAGTGACAAAAGCATGATGGTatcacttgaagaatatgatgcgTTGAACAAGAGAGCAAAGGAAGCCGAGGACCTAGCTAAGAAGCGGGTTATCGAGGCGGTCGAGAAGATCAAGGAGGCGAAGGAGGGGGAGGTGAGGAGCTTGGATAAGTTGTATCAGCTGACTACACAGATTGACGAGCGGAGGGTCGCGCTGAGGGAGGCGCAGGAGAAAGCCATCGCAGCGCAAGACCACAAGCTAAcgatggagaacgagctgaggaAACGAAGAGTGAAGCATGGCCAACATTACACTGCGGGCGAGGCCGAGCTTGCAATTCCTGAAGTCTGCCTCCTGAGGAACGGGGCATGCTCTTTCGATGCAGCGGGATCGTCTGCTTCTCATAtgcaaggaggaggaggcccggtaACTGCAGCAGCCGGAGAGCCAAAGGCGCGGAAGTCGTACTTCCCTCGCTCCATAGTGACCATGTTCATGACTAGGAAGAAGACACATTCCAAGTGAGCCTCCCTCCGTAGTTTGCTAATTTCCTCCTATGGTATGTATGATTCCTCTGTACATGTATCAAGTAGGTTGTTACACGATTTCTCACCCTAATTGTACTTATTGTTCAGAAATGAAATCTGGTTTCGGTCTGAGCTGTCAACTTGCAGTCTTCTTTCTTTGTCAATAAAAGCATTCCTCTGAACTTGTTGACAATTTCTCAGAGGCATGGAAAGCTCTACTGCTCACAGAATTGGGAATTGAGAATTGAGAAAACACCCTAGTTTATATAGAAATAAAATGAAATTTGTTGGGTATATATTCCTTTTGCTTAAGGTAAGTACATTTGGCAAAACAATCAGAGTATTACTTTTGTTTGAACAAGAGAAGTTCATGCTACAACACACCTGCGACCCTTTCCTGCTTCTAACTTTATGGGGTCATTCGAAAGCTACCCGATCAAAATCAGTCAAACAGTTTGAGGCCATCGTCAACATCTTCGCAGTGCCTGACGTGCCGGAGAACGGCGCCTAGGTCCCCCTTCTTGTTGGCCCTGCAGTCGTAGCTCGGCGGCGCGTGGAAGCACGGCTCCATGGACGTCGCCTGGACGCAGGGCGGGTTGGCCGCCGTCTTGTTCCTCGGCGCCAGCAGCAGCCACGGCTTCACCCCGGCGAGGCCGTGCCCGACGTACCCCACGGTGGACCAGCCGCTCACCACGGACACGTCGCAGTAGCTCTGcaggaacatctccaccaccgccTTCTGGTTGTGCGAGTGGTTCCCGGCGCCGCCGGGCTGCAGCACGCTGACGGTGTCTCCAGTCACCGTCGCGTGCTCGTGGTACATGGACTTGAGCTTATCGGCGTACTCCGGGTGCTCCGAGCTTACGAGCACCGCCTTCGACGTCGCCGCCTCCGCCGTCGCCTCATGGAGGACGGCTGAGGCCGTGTCGACCTCCGGCAGGATCTTCTCCTGACTCGTGCAGGCCGTGACCTGTTTGAAGTACTCCTCGAACGGCACGGGGTTCCAGGCGAAGGTGGTGATCTGCAGTCCGATCGTTTCTCCGAAGCTGGCCATGGACGACGTGTAGTACCTCGTGATGAGCTCCCACACCTCGTTGGACGGGTGGAAGAGGTACCTCCCGATGTGGTGGAACACCGTGTCGCTCTCCGGCAACATCCACCGGAGCTCCTCCTCGAACTGCGGCACCAGGAACAGCCCCGGCGCGAAGTAGAGGTTGGAGCGCAGGATCAGCCAGTTCACCTTGCCGAGCACGGTTTGGTCTTCGTCGCAGAAGAAGAGCTGCTCCGGCTGCCGGTAGTCGTGCTCCAGGTGCACGTACGCGTATGACGGCAGCGTCTCGGCCCGCACGCCGGCggggtcgccgtcgtcgtcgctccgGTCCTTCTTGGCGGCCCGGATGAAGTTCCCGTAGCTGCGGTCGCTGCCGCGGCGGAGCCCTTCGACGTGTTCGGGGAGGAAGCCCCCGGCGGGGAGCTCCCACGTCGCGCCCGGGAAGGGCTCGCAGAAGAGGCCGGCCATGTCGTCGGCGAGCTGCAGGAGGAGGACGCGGCGGGTGAGCAGCGCGTAGAGGAATGCGGACGCGATGGAGAGCACGCGGTCGCCGATGTGGC
This region includes:
- the LOC123398671 gene encoding galactoside 2-alpha-L-fucosyltransferase-like, translating into MVSENAAAVQPEPPEAPPASRDRLLGGLLSPDVSESSCLSRYASSLHRRASRHSPSPYLASRLRKYEALHRKCGPGTLFYKKSLMQLPSAHSMGLVECRYLVWAAPTSGHIGDRVLSIASAFLYALLTRRVLLLQLADDMAGLFCEPFPGATWELPAGGFLPEHVEGLRRGSDRSYGNFIRAAKKDRSDDDGDPAGVRAETLPSYAYVHLEHDYRQPEQLFFCDEDQTVLGKVNWLILRSNLYFAPGLFLVPQFEEELRWMLPESDTVFHHIGRYLFHPSNEVWELITRYYTSSMASFGETIGLQITTFAWNPVPFEEYFKQVTACTSQEKILPEVDTASAVLHEATAEAATSKAVLVSSEHPEYADKLKSMYHEHATVTGDTVSVLQPGGAGNHSHNQKAVVEMFLQSYCDVSVVSGWSTVGYVGHGLAGVKPWLLLAPRNKTAANPPCVQATSMEPCFHAPPSYDCRANKKGDLGAVLRHVRHCEDVDDGLKLFD
- the LOC123398670 gene encoding protein WEAK CHLOROPLAST MOVEMENT UNDER BLUE LIGHT 1-like, whose amino-acid sequence is MEELNAEGVQQVEELNVEGVQQVEELNVKGAQQVQELNVEGVQQVAVVPNTVDLLENLTDSMPLVSVGFTESSPDGHNRHLSEDLSSLTINNIRVNGEESCDNQSKGNGISFHGHNRNFSEDIGSLTINELRASKVEEDCHSQHEEKEQQISRHNSAERNIFKAAEIAERFIQALDNRVLVETAAPIESVKDAVSKFGGILDWKERRKNVQLALDKVREEGPEYQRRVNAEELEKSKVLQELCSTRRIIEGLKLSLEKAQTEALQAQQDAELAEIRYKEIQQGIARKESAAVKAEIDLAKERHATAVADLQSVKEELEQLEKEHTSLITHREIAEIRAHESTAASQEIEKIVEDLTLELISLKESLTSSHATHIIAEERRINVALAYEQEKMDSKNELKQVDGEIQKLNDEILANKDLESKLEAASALLANLQSDFTAYMEGTLLEKENEVGEEMRSMVDVQMKLAKTRKELEDMRTNIETAKDEVKGLWNTAAALRADLEKEKADLTALKDKVHRATVSASSFQEELRKTTRELIVVQERIEAAKMPAELRQATQETQRAKAKARSACDEVTKAGEEADRAKAEVNVVQLRQEAVSREILAVKASEEIAMASVNALQEYKEEGETEPEADRRSDKSMMVSLEEYDALNKRAKEAEDLAKKRVIEAVEKIKEAKEGEVRSLDKLYQLTTQIDERRVALREAQEKAIAAQDHKLTMENELRKRRVKHGQHYTAGEAELAIPEVCLLRNGACSFDAAGSSASHMQGGGGPVTAAAGEPKARKSYFPRSIVTMFMTRKKTHSK